The following coding sequences lie in one Dehalococcoidia bacterium genomic window:
- a CDS encoding class I SAM-dependent methyltransferase → MDIPRIFNITESAHRIHNPFTPEKLATLGAALRLEPGARVLDLGSGSGEMLCTWARDYGIIGTGIDMSQLYTQQAKLRAEELGIADQVKFIHGDATGYVSDDKVSVAACVGATWIGGGVAGTIELLARSLRTGGIILIGEPYWRQLPPTEDVAKGCLADSISEFLMLPELLASFGRLGYDVVEMVLADQDGWDRYEAAKWLTMRRWLEANPGDELAKEVRAKLTSEPERHAAYTREYLGWGVFALMTR, encoded by the coding sequence ATGGACATTCCACGGATCTTCAACATCACCGAAAGTGCTCACCGCATCCATAACCCGTTCACACCCGAAAAGCTCGCCACTCTCGGCGCGGCGTTGCGTCTGGAACCGGGGGCCCGGGTGCTCGACCTTGGCAGCGGTTCGGGGGAGATGCTGTGCACATGGGCGCGCGATTACGGCATCATCGGCACCGGCATCGACATGAGCCAGTTGTACACCCAGCAAGCAAAACTCCGTGCTGAAGAACTCGGCATCGCCGATCAAGTCAAGTTCATCCATGGCGATGCTACCGGCTATGTCTCTGACGATAAGGTCAGTGTGGCAGCCTGTGTCGGCGCCACTTGGATCGGCGGGGGAGTCGCCGGCACTATCGAGCTTCTGGCGCGGAGCCTGCGCACCGGAGGGATCATCCTCATCGGCGAGCCCTACTGGCGGCAGTTACCGCCGACGGAAGACGTGGCCAAGGGGTGTCTTGCCGACTCGATCTCCGAATTTCTCATGCTTCCGGAACTTCTCGCGTCTTTCGGCCGCCTCGGCTACGATGTCGTGGAAATGGTTTTGGCAGACCAGGACGGCTGGGACAGATACGAGGCGGCCAAGTGGCTCACCATGCGCCGATGGCTTGAAGCCAATCCCGGCGACGAGCTCGCGAAGGAGGTTCGAGCCAAGCTGACCTCGGAACCCGAGCGCCACGCCGCTTACACGCGTGAATACCTGGGCTGGGGCGTGTTCGCGCTGATGACGCGGTGA
- a CDS encoding class I SAM-dependent methyltransferase, producing the protein MKQWYEELFENYGVKYDNESFTQGTIGECDFIEKEIGYDKSTKILDIGCGTGRHAIELAIRGYKVVGIDLSESQLKRAQEKAAEQKLKIDFRKHDARKLPFKSEFDLAVMMCEGSFPLMETDEMNYKILRNAAKALKPKGKFIFTTLNGLFPLYHKLDEFLNSDLNEGNATYHNSKFDLMTFRDHNTTIFEDDDGNKKELKSDERYYVPSEITWLLKTLKFKTVDIYSAKLGAFSRNDKLTTEDFEMLVIAEKG; encoded by the coding sequence ATGAAACAATGGTACGAAGAGCTATTTGAGAACTACGGGGTGAAATACGATAACGAGAGTTTCACCCAGGGAACCATCGGCGAATGCGACTTCATCGAAAAGGAGATAGGATACGATAAATCGACGAAGATACTCGACATCGGGTGCGGCACCGGCAGGCACGCCATCGAACTGGCGATAAGAGGATACAAGGTCGTCGGCATCGACCTATCGGAATCGCAGCTTAAAAGGGCGCAGGAGAAAGCGGCGGAACAGAAACTGAAAATCGATTTTCGTAAACACGACGCGAGGAAGCTGCCGTTCAAAAGCGAGTTTGATCTGGCCGTCATGATGTGCGAGGGCTCTTTCCCGCTCATGGAGACGGATGAGATGAACTACAAGATACTGAGGAACGCCGCGAAGGCCCTGAAGCCGAAAGGTAAATTCATCTTCACCACGCTGAACGGCCTGTTCCCTCTGTACCACAAACTCGACGAATTCCTCAACTCGGATTTAAACGAAGGGAATGCAACATACCATAACAGTAAATTCGACCTTATGACCTTCCGCGACCATAACACCACAATCTTTGAAGACGACGACGGCAACAAAAAGGAGCTGAAAAGCGACGAGAGATACTACGTGCCGTCGGAGATAACATGGCTGTTAAAAACTCTGAAGTTCAAGACCGTCGATATATACAGCGCGAAGCTCGGCGCCTTCAGCCGGAACGATAAACTGACAACCGAAGATTTCGAGATGCTGGTGATAGCGGAAAAAGGCTAG
- a CDS encoding lysophospholipid acyltransferase family protein, with product MTAFKNLKTPCVFIGNHMSSLETMILPAILLPHRNVICVVYKGILRWPIFKDILPSQNPIVVSKTSPREDLIHVLSKGHTALKQDASVIVFPQGARMTEFRAEDFSSIGVKLAKHAQVPVVPIAIKSDAWGNDGFPIPYFGKIDPAKTVRISFGEPLYINGTGKKEHDLAVSFIQDKLTSWEMEEKVH from the coding sequence ATGACAGCTTTTAAAAACCTCAAAACCCCCTGTGTATTCATAGGTAACCATATGAGCAGCCTGGAAACAATGATCCTGCCGGCAATTCTTTTACCTCATAGGAACGTCATTTGTGTGGTATACAAGGGAATACTCAGGTGGCCTATCTTTAAAGATATTCTGCCAAGCCAGAATCCGATAGTCGTCTCAAAAACAAGCCCCAGAGAAGATTTAATCCATGTTCTCTCTAAAGGACACACGGCTCTGAAACAGGATGCTTCAGTAATAGTTTTTCCCCAGGGAGCAAGGATGACCGAATTCAGAGCGGAAGATTTTAGCAGTATCGGTGTAAAACTCGCGAAACACGCTCAAGTACCTGTTGTTCCGATAGCAATAAAGTCCGATGCCTGGGGTAATGACGGATTCCCTATTCCCTATTTTGGCAAAATCGATCCGGCAAAGACGGTTCGGATAAGCTTTGGTGAGCCGCTTTATATCAATGGTACCGGAAAGAAAGAACACGACCTGGCTGTAAGTTTTATCCAGGATAAACTCACATCATGGGAAATGGAAGAAAAGGTACACTAG
- a CDS encoding DUF364 domain-containing protein, translating to MKILDELISTLTNDAKVKDIRQNPFQTAVLTRNCGLTSTPHTSHDFDPSKTTLRDWSQLIGNNAFEVAKMSLSHDQHEAAIGMGAINSLLDIDDKICVDLNAGELIAEKGQGKNVAIVGHFPFTPNLRKRVKELWIIELRPREGDLPASDAERIIPQADVVGITGTAFTNHTIEQLLELCNPEAFVVVLGGTTPLSPVLFKYGVDAICGTKVIDAEAALDCVGRGATFREIKGTKRLTMMKAAADRTWSVMRQDDNGNVALIKSGLTKKDALRVVKEYEEKGHKQTYWVAR from the coding sequence ATGAAAATACTTGATGAGCTAATTTCTACTCTAACAAACGATGCAAAGGTAAAGGATATCCGTCAGAATCCCTTCCAGACGGCCGTTCTGACACGCAACTGCGGTCTGACATCTACACCGCACACCTCCCATGATTTCGATCCTTCCAAGACAACGCTGCGCGATTGGTCTCAACTTATCGGCAACAACGCCTTCGAGGTTGCCAAAATGTCACTTTCACATGATCAGCACGAAGCCGCTATAGGCATGGGTGCCATCAACTCCCTCCTCGATATCGATGACAAGATTTGCGTCGACCTCAATGCCGGAGAACTGATCGCTGAAAAGGGCCAAGGTAAAAATGTCGCTATCGTAGGCCATTTTCCCTTCACTCCTAATCTGCGAAAACGTGTGAAAGAGCTGTGGATTATTGAGTTGCGGCCCAGGGAAGGGGACCTCCCGGCGAGCGATGCCGAACGCATCATTCCGCAGGCGGACGTGGTGGGAATCACGGGAACGGCATTCACCAACCACACCATCGAGCAGCTGCTGGAGCTTTGTAATCCGGAAGCCTTCGTGGTAGTCCTTGGCGGAACAACTCCCCTCTCTCCCGTTCTCTTTAAGTACGGAGTCGATGCCATCTGCGGTACGAAGGTTATCGACGCGGAGGCGGCGCTCGACTGCGTGGGGCGGGGCGCAACGTTCCGGGAGATAAAAGGAACTAAGCGGCTTACCATGATGAAAGCTGCCGCAGATAGAACATGGTCGGTCATGCGGCAGGACGACAACGGCAACGTCGCGTTGATCAAGAGCGGACTCACAAAGAAAGATGCGCTACGAGTCGTCAAGGAATACGAGGAGAAAGGTCACAAACAGACATACTGGGTAGCCCGGTAA
- a CDS encoding SDR family oxidoreductase yields MSQPDDEKTALVTGASGGIGYELTKLFARDGYNLVLVARNAGELQKIAEQLKSEYGISVKIIPKDLASPDSPREIFDEIQADGISIDILINNAGFGAYGSFRDTNLKDELEMMQVNMVSSTHLTKIFLPGMISKGYGRIMNVSSMAAFQPGPLVAVYCASKSYVLSFSEALAEELSGTGVTVTALCPGPVSTGFAKRAKTERTKVMISGLFNKVWEAKDVAAIGYHGLMKGKTVVIPGKRYILSTLIVRWVPRKLVRKSAKKIMEESRKTLPPDRDG; encoded by the coding sequence ATGTCGCAACCAGATGATGAAAAGACGGCGCTCGTTACCGGGGCCTCCGGAGGTATCGGCTATGAACTGACAAAACTCTTCGCCCGCGACGGATACAATCTGGTGCTGGTAGCCAGGAACGCCGGCGAGCTTCAGAAAATAGCAGAGCAACTAAAATCGGAATACGGCATCTCCGTTAAAATCATCCCAAAGGACCTTGCATCACCGGATTCCCCTCGTGAGATATTCGACGAGATACAAGCGGATGGAATCTCCATCGACATCCTGATCAACAACGCCGGCTTCGGCGCATACGGAAGTTTCCGCGATACCAACCTTAAAGACGAGCTTGAGATGATGCAGGTCAACATGGTTTCCTCAACGCACCTGACGAAGATCTTTCTGCCCGGCATGATATCAAAAGGATACGGACGCATCATGAACGTATCTTCTATGGCAGCCTTCCAGCCGGGGCCCCTAGTCGCGGTCTACTGTGCCAGCAAGAGCTACGTTCTGTCTTTTTCCGAGGCCCTGGCCGAGGAACTGAGCGGCACCGGAGTGACTGTAACAGCCCTCTGTCCGGGCCCTGTCAGCACCGGCTTTGCCAAGAGAGCAAAAACGGAGAGAACAAAGGTGATGATCAGCGGCCTATTCAACAAGGTCTGGGAAGCGAAAGACGTGGCGGCGATCGGATATCATGGTCTCATGAAAGGCAAGACGGTGGTGATCCCCGGCAAGAGATATATCCTATCCACTTTAATCGTCAGATGGGTGCCGCGGAAGCTCGTGAGAAAATCGGCTAAGAAGATAATGGAGGAATCTCGTAAAACACTTCCTCCGGACCGCGACGGATAG
- a CDS encoding DUF3788 family protein, giving the protein MGIGIFTDKEHRPTDAEVLDAIDAKLPLWQELIGYIRGKYPVQEDFKFLYGKNYGWALRFRIKGQLLTSLYPVKDGFTAQINLSSEAVEKAQSLKPGKNVQQAIAQANPYPEGRWLFVSVESEKDLRDIQRLLALRTGEKQIK; this is encoded by the coding sequence ATGGGTATAGGGATATTTACCGACAAAGAACATCGACCGACGGATGCGGAAGTGCTTGATGCCATCGACGCCAAACTGCCGCTCTGGCAGGAATTGATTGGTTACATTCGTGGGAAATACCCAGTACAGGAAGATTTCAAGTTCTTATATGGCAAGAACTATGGATGGGCATTACGGTTTCGTATCAAAGGACAGCTCCTGACATCGCTTTATCCTGTAAAAGACGGCTTCACCGCCCAGATCAATCTCAGTTCAGAAGCTGTTGAGAAAGCTCAAAGTCTGAAACCGGGTAAAAACGTTCAGCAGGCGATTGCACAGGCCAACCCTTATCCGGAAGGGCGATGGCTTTTCGTCAGCGTTGAATCGGAAAAAGACCTCAGGGATATTCAACGCCTGTTAGCCTTGAGAACCGGGGAGAAGCAGATAAAATAA
- a CDS encoding flavodoxin yields MKAIVVYESMWGNTAAIARAIAEGIGPGARALSTTEATASVIADADLIVAGAPVMAFRLPSDKIRQTLADKEDKKAPKPPDLSAQSLRSWLAALPKGKGKAAAFDTQFKWSPSATGAIMKGLARAGYQKAANPQKFIVKGTYGPLKDGEMERARAWGGELGKLIK; encoded by the coding sequence ATGAAAGCCATCGTTGTTTACGAATCCATGTGGGGCAACACCGCGGCCATAGCCCGGGCAATAGCGGAAGGCATCGGTCCCGGGGCGCGGGCGCTCTCCACCACCGAAGCCACCGCTTCTGTCATCGCGGACGCCGACCTGATAGTAGCGGGGGCTCCCGTAATGGCCTTCCGTCTTCCTTCCGACAAGATACGACAAACCCTGGCCGATAAGGAGGACAAGAAAGCGCCGAAGCCTCCCGATCTTTCTGCTCAGTCCCTGCGTTCGTGGCTCGCCGCGCTGCCAAAAGGCAAGGGAAAAGCCGCCGCTTTCGATACGCAGTTCAAGTGGTCGCCCAGCGCAACGGGCGCGATAATGAAGGGGCTGGCGCGAGCGGGATACCAGAAAGCGGCCAATCCGCAGAAATTCATAGTGAAGGGCACGTACGGGCCGCTGAAAGATGGAGAGATGGAGCGAGCGCGGGCGTGGGGCGGGGAGCTGGGAAAGCTGATAAAATAG
- a CDS encoding molybdenum cofactor guanylyltransferase, whose protein sequence is MTAIVLAGGKSLRLGRNKAIEQFGDKPLIQHVIDTVSQIDNDIIVVTAYRDQLPALAPSIKIVSDCCNPGSAALVGLYTGLKEASSFRSLVVACDMPYLNTDLLRYIISAAEGFDAAIPRIKNFIEPLHAVYSKNCLEPLRAQIESGDLKIFPLVKKVNVRFIEEDELNRFDPQHLSFLNVNYEHDLKKARDLMYKVRK, encoded by the coding sequence ATGACAGCGATAGTGCTTGCAGGCGGCAAAAGCCTGAGACTGGGACGCAACAAAGCCATTGAGCAGTTCGGCGACAAGCCTCTTATTCAGCATGTCATCGATACCGTCTCACAGATTGATAACGATATAATAGTTGTAACCGCGTACCGCGATCAGTTACCCGCTCTCGCACCCAGCATAAAGATAGTAAGCGACTGCTGCAACCCGGGCAGCGCAGCGCTGGTCGGTTTATACACAGGATTGAAAGAAGCCAGTTCGTTCCGCAGCCTAGTTGTAGCCTGCGATATGCCTTACCTAAACACAGACTTGTTGCGATATATAATCAGCGCAGCTGAAGGCTTCGACGCAGCTATACCGAGAATAAAAAACTTCATTGAGCCGCTACATGCCGTGTATTCCAAGAACTGTCTCGAACCATTGCGGGCTCAGATCGAGAGCGGAGACCTAAAAATATTCCCTCTAGTTAAAAAAGTGAACGTAAGATTCATTGAAGAAGACGAGCTCAATCGTTTCGACCCGCAGCATCTAAGCTTTTTGAACGTGAACTACGAACACGATCTAAAAAAGGCGAGAGATTTAATGTATAAGGTGCGTAAATGA
- a CDS encoding YdeI/OmpD-associated family protein → MSGKRSLDEAKLLYVTNRREWRDWLQRNYKSEKEVWLVYYKKRTGKPRILYNDAVEEALCFGWIDSIVKGIDEDRYAQRFSLRNPGAPYSQANKERLREMVKQGKVVDEVLATLGNLTEEQLEIPPDILKAIKANEKSWKNFQTFSQPYIRIRVAFIDGARNRPQEFTKRLGYFIEMTEKNKQFGFGGIEKYY, encoded by the coding sequence ATGAGCGGCAAACGCAGCCTGGACGAAGCCAAACTTCTGTATGTGACGAATCGGAGGGAATGGCGTGATTGGCTCCAGAGGAATTACAAGTCCGAGAAAGAAGTCTGGCTCGTGTACTACAAGAAGCGTACCGGAAAACCGCGCATTCTTTACAACGACGCAGTTGAAGAAGCGCTCTGCTTTGGCTGGATCGATAGCATCGTCAAGGGCATTGACGAGGACAGATACGCACAAAGGTTCTCTTTGAGAAACCCCGGGGCTCCATACTCACAAGCGAATAAGGAACGACTGAGGGAGATGGTCAAGCAGGGCAAGGTCGTCGATGAAGTGCTTGCAACATTGGGAAATCTTACGGAGGAACAGCTCGAAATACCGCCCGACATCTTGAAGGCCATCAAGGCAAACGAGAAATCCTGGAAGAACTTTCAAACATTCTCACAGCCATACATACGGATCCGTGTTGCGTTTATAGACGGCGCCCGCAACAGGCCCCAGGAGTTCACCAAGCGTCTGGGGTACTTCATCGAGATGACTGAGAAGAATAAGCAATTCGGATTCGGCGGCATTGAGAAGTATTATTGA
- a CDS encoding transposase produces the protein MSTCHDSENHHRRSLRLQGYDYMQDGAYFVTVCLKDRACLFGDISDGNMVLNDAGMMAEKHWHDIPANFPHIELDEFVIMPNHIHGILSITASVGAKNFSPLHSKQGHGPSKTIGSVIRGFKIGVTKWMRQNTPVYNVWQRNYYEHVIRDDASLNLIRQYIVENQSRWSEDEENPARSAP, from the coding sequence ATGAGCACATGCCACGATTCGGAAAACCACCATCGCCGTTCGCTGCGCCTGCAAGGGTACGATTATATGCAGGATGGCGCATATTTCGTGACCGTTTGCCTAAAGGACCGCGCGTGCCTGTTTGGAGATATTTCGGACGGGAACATGGTTCTGAACGATGCAGGCATGATGGCGGAAAAACATTGGCATGACATCCCCGCAAATTTTCCCCACATCGAATTGGATGAATTTGTCATCATGCCGAACCATATACACGGGATTTTATCGATAACCGCATCCGTAGGGGCGAAAAATTTTTCGCCCCTACATTCGAAACAAGGGCACGGCCCGTCAAAGACGATAGGTTCCGTGATACGCGGTTTCAAAATCGGCGTGACCAAATGGATGCGTCAAAACACACCAGTTTACAATGTCTGGCAACGCAATTATTATGAACACGTCATCCGCGACGACGCTTCCCTGAATCTCATCCGCCAATACATAGTGGAAAACCAGTCACGATGGTCGGAGGACGAGGAAAACCCGGCGCGTTCAGCGCCGTAG
- a CDS encoding tyrosine phenol-lyase, translating into MPHHETLRTMGQQLGRRSWAEPWKIKMVEPLRMISREERERALVDAGFNTFLLRSEDVYIDLLTDSGTSAMSDRQWAGMMLGDEAYAGSRNFYNLEAAIKKYYGYEHIVPTHQGRGAEHLISRTAIKPGQFVPGNMYFTTTRLHQELAGGVFVDVIIDEAHDPQSPHPFKGNVDLDKLEALIEREGAEKIAYVSLAGTVNMAGGQPVSMANVKALRKMCDRYGIKVYLDVTRMVENAFFIQEREEGYAGKSIAEILKEFCGYTDGAWMSAKKDSLVNIGGWLAVNDLTLFEELRNLVVVYEGLHTYGGLSGRDMEAMAIGIVESVQDDHVRSRVEQVRYLGTLLTEWDIPIVQPVGGHAIFLDARRFYSHLTQDQFPAQTLAAELYVDSGVRSMERGIASAGRDPNTGDHYYPKLELTRLTIPRRVYTQAHMDVAAESVRAVYDGRELTRGLRMVYEPKYLRFFQARFERL; encoded by the coding sequence ATGCCGCATCACGAAACTCTCAGGACAATGGGCCAGCAACTCGGGCGGAGATCATGGGCCGAGCCGTGGAAGATCAAGATGGTCGAGCCATTGCGCATGATCAGCCGCGAGGAACGCGAGAGGGCGCTGGTCGATGCCGGATTTAATACCTTCCTGCTCAGGTCCGAGGATGTATACATCGACCTGCTCACCGACAGCGGCACCAGCGCCATGAGCGACCGGCAGTGGGCCGGCATGATGCTCGGCGACGAGGCCTATGCCGGCAGCCGCAATTTCTATAACCTTGAAGCCGCCATAAAGAAATACTACGGCTACGAACATATCGTGCCCACGCACCAGGGCCGCGGCGCGGAGCACCTCATCAGCCGCACTGCCATCAAGCCCGGGCAGTTCGTTCCGGGAAACATGTATTTTACGACCACAAGGCTGCATCAAGAACTGGCCGGCGGCGTATTCGTGGACGTCATCATCGATGAGGCGCACGACCCTCAGAGCCCGCACCCGTTCAAAGGCAATGTCGATCTGGATAAGCTCGAGGCGCTGATCGAGCGCGAAGGAGCGGAGAAGATAGCCTACGTCAGCCTCGCCGGCACGGTGAATATGGCCGGAGGCCAGCCGGTGAGCATGGCCAACGTGAAAGCCCTGCGCAAGATGTGCGACCGCTACGGCATCAAGGTGTACCTGGACGTGACACGCATGGTGGAGAACGCCTTCTTCATCCAGGAGCGAGAGGAGGGCTACGCGGGCAAGAGCATAGCCGAGATACTCAAGGAGTTCTGTGGCTACACCGACGGCGCGTGGATGAGCGCCAAGAAGGACAGCCTGGTCAATATCGGCGGATGGCTGGCGGTGAACGACCTCACGCTGTTCGAAGAGCTGCGCAACCTGGTCGTGGTATACGAGGGGCTGCACACCTACGGCGGTCTGTCCGGGCGCGACATGGAGGCGATGGCCATCGGCATCGTGGAATCAGTACAGGACGACCACGTGCGCTCGCGCGTGGAGCAGGTACGCTATCTGGGCACGCTGCTTACCGAGTGGGACATACCGATCGTGCAGCCGGTTGGCGGACATGCCATCTTCCTTGACGCGCGGCGCTTCTACTCGCATTTGACGCAGGACCAGTTCCCGGCACAGACGCTGGCCGCCGAGCTGTACGTCGATTCCGGCGTGCGCTCAATGGAGCGCGGTATCGCCAGCGCCGGGCGCGACCCCAACACCGGCGACCACTACTACCCCAAACTGGAGCTGACGCGCCTGACCATACCGCGGCGCGTTTACACGCAGGCGCACATGGACGTAGCAGCCGAGTCGGTGCGCGCGGTGTACGACGGTCGCGAACTCACTCGCGGCCTGAGGATGGTGTATGAGCCGAAATACCTGCGCTTCTTCCAGGCACGCTTCGAGCGATTGTAG
- a CDS encoding type II toxin-antitoxin system RelE/ParE family toxin has protein sequence MPSYNISLKPSVEKDLRSLPKSTVIRVIEQIEGLKTAPLPRKALKLSNAEHLYRIRVGDYRIVYEVDIKDRQVLIHYVRHRREVYRSI, from the coding sequence ATGCCATCCTATAACATCTCCCTTAAACCATCTGTCGAAAAAGACTTGCGCTCTTTGCCCAAGTCAACCGTCATTCGTGTAATAGAGCAAATCGAAGGTCTGAAAACCGCTCCCCTTCCTCGAAAAGCCCTCAAGCTATCAAACGCAGAACATTTATATCGAATTCGAGTAGGCGATTACCGCATTGTTTACGAAGTTGATATAAAAGACAGACAAGTGCTGATACACTACGTCCGGCACCGCCGCGAAGTATACCGCTCGATCTAA
- a CDS encoding type II toxin-antitoxin system HicA family toxin has translation MSRWSSTRAPKVLTALLRIGWTIKRQAGTSHRVLARPGWPDYVFSFRDSDEIGPKMLARIAKHTGLTPKDL, from the coding sequence ATGAGCCGATGGTCTTCAACCAGAGCCCCAAAAGTGCTCACCGCCTTGCTTCGTATCGGTTGGACAATCAAACGGCAAGCCGGCACTTCTCATCGTGTTCTCGCCCGCCCCGGTTGGCCCGATTATGTTTTCTCGTTTCGCGACAGTGACGAAATAGGGCCCAAAATGCTGGCGCGGATCGCTAAACACACTGGTCTCACCCCTAAAGACTTGTAG
- a CDS encoding N-acetyltransferase family protein yields the protein MSKRETKYVTDRMRTEDWEQVRSIYLEGISTGDSTFEADAPDWDKWDSAHLPGHRLVIRADNSILAWAALSPVSSRRAYSGVAEVSLYVAVGHRGKGIGSTLLEALIDSSEKAGIWTLQGGIFPENEASIRMVRKHGFREIGRRKKIGKMTHGDLAGTWRDVILVERRSKLTGID from the coding sequence ATGAGCAAAAGAGAAACGAAATACGTAACTGATAGAATGAGGACGGAAGACTGGGAACAAGTCCGTTCGATCTATCTTGAAGGAATTAGCACGGGCGACTCCACATTCGAGGCCGACGCTCCCGATTGGGACAAATGGGATTCCGCTCACCTGCCCGGGCATAGATTGGTCATCAGGGCAGATAATAGCATTCTGGCATGGGCCGCACTCAGTCCCGTATCCAGCCGCCGCGCATACTCAGGTGTAGCGGAAGTCAGTCTGTATGTAGCAGTCGGACATAGGGGCAAAGGCATAGGGTCAACCCTCCTTGAGGCCTTAATAGACTCATCGGAAAAAGCAGGGATATGGACCCTGCAAGGCGGTATCTTCCCCGAAAACGAGGCTAGCATCCGCATGGTCAGAAAACACGGGTTTAGAGAGATCGGAAGACGTAAAAAGATAGGCAAGATGACTCACGGCGACCTTGCCGGAACATGGCGAGACGTTATCCTGGTGGAACGGCGAAGCAAGTTGACGGGTATAGACTGA
- a CDS encoding type II toxin-antitoxin system Phd/YefM family antitoxin — protein sequence MSTVMEQYVIDTKGKKTGVILSLKRYQQLMEDLHDLAIVAERREEKPVSLEEMKRRLKKDAIL from the coding sequence ATGAGCACTGTGATGGAACAATACGTCATAGACACCAAGGGCAAGAAGACCGGCGTCATCCTTTCACTCAAGCGTTATCAACAATTGATGGAAGACCTGCACGACCTGGCGATAGTAGCCGAGCGCCGCGAAGAAAAGCCTGTCAGCCTTGAAGAGATGAAACGACGGCTCAAGAAAGATGCCATCCTATAA
- a CDS encoding nitroreductase family protein encodes MNELVRIICNRRSVRQYKAKQISDTDLTQILDAALSAPNAMNQQKWHFTVVQDKVMLERMVAVIKENMINSGNEMLANRVSVPGYNTFYNAPTVILISADEKARFVQIDCGAAAQNIALAAESLFLGSCIMTSSAYLFASQKGEELKKKLGIPSGYSHICSVALGYKEGANPVAPPRNENVITYIQ; translated from the coding sequence ATGAACGAACTTGTAAGGATCATCTGCAATAGAAGAAGCGTAAGGCAGTACAAAGCTAAACAGATATCCGACACGGATTTAACCCAGATACTGGATGCGGCGCTGTCCGCTCCCAACGCCATGAACCAGCAGAAATGGCATTTCACCGTAGTGCAGGACAAAGTCATGCTGGAAAGAATGGTAGCCGTCATCAAAGAAAATATGATCAACTCCGGCAATGAGATGTTAGCTAACAGGGTCAGCGTGCCCGGCTATAACACCTTCTACAATGCCCCGACGGTCATACTGATCTCAGCGGATGAAAAGGCAAGATTCGTTCAGATAGACTGCGGAGCGGCGGCGCAGAACATCGCGCTGGCCGCGGAATCACTTTTCTTAGGCTCGTGCATCATGACCTCATCGGCCTACCTCTTCGCCTCGCAAAAGGGCGAAGAGCTGAAGAAGAAGCTCGGTATTCCCAGCGGCTACAGCCATATCTGCTCTGTGGCGCTGGGATATAAAGAAGGAGCCAATCCCGTCGCGCCTCCGAGGAATGAAAACGTTATTACGTACATTCAATGA
- a CDS encoding type II toxin-antitoxin system HicB family antitoxin, which yields MRIEIEREEDGRWIAEIRELPGVMAYGKTRKKAISNAEALALRVMADRLEYGEEIPELKEVFAISA from the coding sequence ATGCGAATTGAAATCGAGAGGGAAGAAGACGGCCGTTGGATTGCTGAAATCCGGGAACTTCCTGGAGTCATGGCTTATGGCAAGACTCGCAAAAAAGCTATCTCAAATGCTGAAGCGCTGGCCCTGCGAGTCATGGCCGACCGGCTTGAGTATGGAGAGGAAATCCCCGAGCTAAAGGAAGTGTTCGCAATCTCAGCATGA